TTAAGTTGGAAAACCTCAGAGAATTATTCCCTTCTCCCCGTGCAAGCACTGTCTCTAGTTACCAGAAGCCTACCAGGCAGTAGCAGGAGACAACTTGCATCACCTCGACGGGCAAACTGGATAGCTGTACCCACCAAAACGCAGACATGTTTCACCAACACCCAGCACAATATCCCCTTGCTGTAAGCACATAAGCATTCTGTATTAAACTGCTAGCATCATCTGTTGGTGTAACTTCAAAACTgcaagcaattatttttaagtaaacatACAGACAGCTAGGAAAAGAACTGCAATTATCTGGTGCAAACAGCAGAGTTTTTGAATTACCTATGGATCTAGAACATGCActatttaaaagggaaaacaggaCCACTTCGTATTAAAAACATTCTAATACGTAAGTTGAATTTGTACCCTATTGTCATTTAAAAACTGCCATTTTTGTACTCCAAGCAATTGCATCAGAGGCACCATCAACACTAACCGGTGTTCACACCAGTGCCAAAATACCAGCAGCATAACAGAGAAAGAGATGCAGCATTTACACTtcagggtgggttttgggggttttgttattattgggttttttttaaatacttcatatAAATCCAAAGCATTAAACAATTCCACTCAAAAGATTAAAAGCAATTTCAGCAAGACTAGGAAACCTACATGGAAAATAATATCCTCACCCGTTTATTGTTGATTTTACCACTTGGTAACGCGGTTGTGTTCTGAACTCAGTGTGAATACAATCGAAGTTTTGCAGGAAATCACACACCTGTATTTTTCACACGTATCAAACATATTTATAGTTTAAAATTTGTGTGCCTTGACTTGCTCCTCTTAATGTCTCTTCAGGGATGTCCATTGTCACGGATCCGATAGAGTCCAACTCAGTCTCTCAGGTCAGGTGACAAATTCAAAAGGTGTAGATCTCTCAAAGACGGTCTTCTCTGTAGTGCATTGTGCTAGTGCATTCAACCAGTGTGTCAGGATTCAACCACATAAGcttgggtttgttgtttgtttgtttgtttttttaactacacaatacagaaatataattttacatGTAGCTTCGCATGCCTTATGGCTGCTTGCCCTACTATAGGACAGtgcaataaatacaaatatatgcacACTAGAAAAGATTTAACTGCCATGATCTACGTCTTGTTTATGAGTACAAATTTACCTAGTCAACAATATGACAAATTTAGCAGAAAAAGTGGTGATGGCAGTAATATTCTACTACAAAAACAAGGCTAGAAGCAAAGTGTTCTCAAGCTACAGAAAACTTGCTACCTCCTAATATATGATGTAGGGCCCAGTTCTGCCAAGGGCAGAGTTGTGATCAGTAGATTGCATCAGAACATGCTTTTCCCCCATTTAACAATGAATACTTCTAcaatttatttggttttgataACTGTTTATAAATAGCACACTATAATGACTATTAAACTACACAGCCACATGACATTTATAGCCTAATCCTGAATACAAAGTTCAAAGAACATGACTACAAAGGCCAGACAGCAAATGTCATTGACTAAAAGCATTTCCACTTCAGAATTTATTGAATGTTCTCTTACACAAACACTTGATCGTGAAACCAAAGGAACAGGATTTCCTATTCCCTCTCTGCTCCAGTAGTAATTTAGCCACACACCACCCTTATAAATTAGTGATGGATTTCAACAGGTAGCCCCTTGGGgctatatattttatatactttatatatatgcacatttaCTTTGAATTCTAGGTAAAagttgaaaaaatgaaagaaaaactcagAATATATCACAgctttttcagcaaaaaaaatacaaattagttTTTATAACCACTATTCAATttatcaaacttttttttttcccccgaaGTATTTACCTTTAATTATGTACACATTACAGGGAATAAAACTTTTTCCACAAACATTCTCTAAGGTGACAGTTATCAATAGAATGATAGATTAATAGCAGGAAGAATATTAAACAAATGGGGGCGatcaatttctgcttttaaaaagtaaaaagtcaCCATATAATTAAGTACAAAAACCTGCATTGAATGACAACTGCTGGTGTAGTAACTTGATCAGATATGGAGACCAAGAGTATAGTAAAGCCCTATGGTAATAATAATTCTGTAGCATTTCCACTTTTTATGTATATACTAAATGTTGGCAAAGTTTCTGTAGCATTAGCTTATACAAACACAGGAGTCCTCAGTCTGCTGCATAAGATGGAACAAGTGTATTTCAATTCTCCCGAAATGCACCCGAAATCCAGAGTGTCACAAACTGCATAATgaaacttttcttcagaaaaatatctgtttggCATCCCCAGGGCTCTGTTCCATCGGACAATAGGGGCATTTTAATCTGGGGACAAAGACAACACATTAGAATTGCGGCAATGCGCAACCACTGAGCATTAAGCTTCTTCATCCATTACAAAGGTATCGAGTTTGCAGGGATAatccttccccttttttcccttgtagcATGAAACAAGCGTACTCTTAAGGCATTACACTTTACTTGGCTCCATTAAAAGCCACCTTTAGCTGAGAGAGACCTTATCACCAGTTGTCTTCTAATTATATTCTTTCTCATCTTTCATTCACACACCCCTGAATTATTAAATACCAAGAAATTACTCTTTGTGATTAATctattatttctgcttctggaTTAGTTTGTTGCATTTTAGTAGTTTTACATAGGTTGAGAGCTTTCACTTTGACTTCCTCGGCATCCAGTGTGTTTTACTCTCTGGTTCCCAAAATACTGTGATTCTACAGCCCACTTAGATCAGCTCCTGCAGGCTATGGCTAAATAGGTCAGCCTGGCCTCCCTGCTGAGCTCTCCCCTGATACAATTCCACCTGCTTACAATATTTCTTCTAGCATTGATccatttttccccatctctaaGTCTGGGCCTTTCACACTCCCTGAGTTAACATTGTCAGAGCTGTGCTGTCACTGAAGCTGATCAATGAAAGCATCAGGAACGAATGACTGGGGACAGGAATATTGTAGCAGCAAGTTTACTGGCTTAAAATGGCTGAAGTCGCCCACAAAAGCATACCTTTAGCCTCTTCTACCAGGGCAACGAACGCAAACATCACTTGACATTTTCATTCGTAGCATCACTTATTTTCACACTGGATTTCACAAAACAACTTAGGGCTCTAAATTAAGCTGACAGCCTCCACGGAAGCGGTATAAATTCAATCCAAATTACCACTGGTTCTTCCTCAAGGAAATCTGTATAGCTCGCTCCCTCCCATTTCCTCCTTCCCAAAAGCCTGTAGGCACCCCACTGATATCTAAGAAGGAGTATTTCCACAGTGATAATTCAACTACCTGCTCAATTATGAAGCCATATTCCCCagagatttaattttattttttaaagggatgTTTCACGCATTACTAACCCTGCTCCCAACGAAAAACTGTGTGTGTAAAAGCCTCCATTTTGAATTTAAGACAACACAACAGTACTTACAACTTGGAAAATTACTCTGCTCATTGCATTCCTTCACGTAATCTCACTTTCTACAACATCAGAGGGTTTATTATGCTTTTCTCCAGTGCATCAACCTGGCTTATCTGGCTTCTAAGTCATTCTCTAAGATTAACAAGCTTCCACCAATTATGTAATTAGGGACTCAGTTTTCCTGAAACACAGTATTCTAGTCTTCAAGATTTGTCCTCATCTATATGTTGCTTGAAATAAAGGAATGGTACTTACTTGCTGCcattaaacattttattcaaTGCATCTCTTGATATAATATGACCACAGACTAATTTCATAGGTGGATTATTATCTGTTGTTTGCTGACGAAGAATGGGGCAGGCAAATATTGAATGATACCAGCACTTTTTACCAAGGTCCACTTCAATCTGTGAAAGAAATTAACGTAACAATTTGTCACGAGAAACTACATTTCCAGACAATTATCCCCTTCGGTCATGGCTCTTAACGGATTTCACAATTCAGCTGTGAAGGCAGCAAAATCCATTGTGTGGACGCCTGACAATTTCCTTGTCAAAATTACTTAATTGTGATCTTAAAATGATGACTTATGTTGCTTCTCCCCATCCTCAACAAAGCAGAGTATTCTGCCAAGGGACAAGTGCATATTTTAGTGCTAATCTATGCCCTGGCAGGAAAACTGAGCTGATGACCCAACAAGACTTTCTGTATTTCCTAGCCAGTGATTTCCAAAGTGGTTTAGATGATGTATCTCATttaaggggagggggggaataaaaagaaaaacccttggATTGATTATGTTAATGTTCTACAGCTTCTTGAAAGACTCTCCCAACACCTACATGTCATGTCAATAATGAAGTTCATCAtaatcatttattttcagtaccAAAACAGAAGACACTGGTACAGCACAACTCTTGCCATTTGGACCATATgatttcagaaagggtcatctCACAGACAAGAACAGGTCCATGACTTCAGGAATGACTGAGAACTGCAAAAAATCACAGCTTCTGTACCTGAAGCTCCTAGATCTGACCAGTCCTCAGTTCTGACAGGCTTAACCTTCAACAAAAAACGACAATATAACCTTTTCACTCTACTTAACCTCTGTCTTTACGTGATGAAAATAAGGCTTCCCATCCCCATACCACCTTAGCAGTACACGCTAGAAAACCTTAAGTTTAGAATATGCAAAGAGGCATATGAATACTATTAACTGATCTGCATCTGATAGAAATCTTTTTCCAAATGTTCCCTCGCTAATCATCCCTGTCGGGACAGCAGGGCATGAATCTGTCACACTTGGAGGTTACACTCTCAAGTGTTACAGAAAACGTAGCTGGGAGAGACTCAACACACGTACTCGCACTATAAATGAATCTCTTACAGCTACAATCAGAGGCTAACTCAGTTCGTGCCCAGTTTGCACAAAACAGGTTTTTGTTCCAGATCAGGAGCAGGCCACTGGAGAGCTGCACACACCTGGTAAGAGCTATAAAGGGAAACTGGGGTTTCATAACAACTGAACTTCATCTTAACCAATATAAATGAGTTGTGCTGGAAGCATAATGCACTGGATCCTAATTCAGTTCCTGTGTCCCCAGATGTAGCACTAATTCTTTCAACTCCTATCTGCCTGATAAGGAGTGCAAAGCAACTCATGGACAGAGCTGAAGCACAGCTAGAGGAAGTTAATGTTTCTCAGTGGGATGCATTTCCTTTCCAGTTATATAGAAACATCTCATACGTTCAGTGTAAGGCTAAGTGGAAGGTAAGAGCATCTGTTTTGTTAAGGTTGTTTGATCAAAGACCTTTTAAATGTGAAAGGGAATAACAAGTAAAGGGGGGagcaacaaacaaaactgaaagataCAAACCTGACAGACAAACATAATGGAGACAATAACAAGAAACAACCTTGTCAGTCACACTAATTGACAGGTCATCAAGAAACTGCAACCAAAACTGGACTTTGCAATGGGTAAGAATGCACACCTGAGGGTCTTGTAGGAGAGGGGGTCAGTAGAACCATACAAGCTGCAGGAGCAACGTGCAGGGGAGGGGGATTGGGGAGGAATGGCCAGAAGGGCGTATAAAATGGGCCAGAAGGGCCATGACAGTATTTGAGGGTCCATGAACATGCATTTGCTTGTGAAATCTAGAGTGGTGCATGTGGGCTTTCACCAGTGAATTTCAATCTTTGCCAGCCAAAGGGGAGGAAGGGATCTTGGCTGTCTATACTTATGTTTTATTCAAGTCCTGTATGTGGGTGCCATCGAAGGCAGCGCCTCGTCTGTGGCAGCCTGTGTAGCTGGTCCTATCAAGTGTCCTTTGTGCGTGTGCGTGGGTGGGTGTCTGCAATTCAtgctcagctttgctgctggctgAACCTACAAAACAGGAAACCAGCAGCCACATCCAGCGGCCTGGGGCGAGACCCCGAGGTCTCTCTACGGCAAGAAGTCCCaagcccaggagctgctggaggtggcGGCAGTGTGTAACATCCCTCAACATTCAGtacaaaagaaatctgaaaacagCATTCACCATTAGAAACCTGCCCTGGGATAGCTCAGCATCAACTCACCGGTAGTTCATCCTTCTGGTTCCAAACACCTGTGCACTGCCTCTGTTCAATAACTGCCTTGATATTAATTAGAGCTGGTAATGCTACACAACCTGCtgaaaaactgcagaggaaggaaatgttaACACAAGATGCCTGTTAGGAAACcagcatttttcatatttctacCTTAAAGGTTAACTGGGACACAGTACTGCTTCATTCAGTTCTTGTCTGTCCTTCTAAGCTCCCTTCAAGCACAACAAGCAAGTTTTGGGGCAGGTTATCGGTTACCCTGCATCTTAGGCTAGGGCCTTCATGTACTGCATTCTGGACTGAAAACAACCATTAATCCCTGCTCTGAGTCTTATAATGAACTGATTTTCTGTATCACCTACTTTGATTTTGAGCTGTACAGGAGGAAGACATCATGTTAGCTTATATAGGTAGTTGCTCTCTTAACTATGGAAGAGTATATGCAGCCTAAGAGTTTCCGTGTAACCCACACATACACGCAACCCATAATGCTTTAATTACATGTAATTAccatgtaaagaaaaatgtctttccacCCTCACCTtaaatcaagaaaacaaatgttgaaAAAACATAGGAAGGCAACTGAAGGAAGGAAACCACAGCCTGTAAGAAGAATGGAAGTATAAAACTGAACAAAGTCAGTGTCCCAACAGTTCAGCCTGCTCTGGGAGTTACCCATTACCAGAACTTACcacattattttgaaatgtttcactATGTTACAAAAGAAAGTATGACAATGCGTTTCCACAAATTAACAGATGTTTTGATGGATTTAAGTCCAATGACAGTACTATAGGCCCGGAAATCAGCAGCAATAGAAATAGGATTTGACCTTAGTATCAgcctgctctgttttctttggcagATGATTTTActatttagaatcatagaattgttttggttgcaaaatacctttaagatcatcaagtccaaccgttaacccagcactgccaagtccaccactaaaccatgtccctcagcaccacatctgctcgtcttttaaatacctccagggatggtgactccaccactgccctgggcagcctgttccagtgcttgataaccctttccgtgaagaaatttttcctgatatccaatctaaatctcccctggcacaacttgaggctgtttcctctcatcttatcacttgttacttagGGGAAGacactgacacccacctcactacaacctcctttcaggtagatgtagacagcaataaggtctcccctgagcctcctttcctccagagtaaacaaccccagttccctcagcagctcctcataacacttgttctccagacccttcaccagcttcgttgccctcctctggactcgctccagcacctcgatgtcttccttgtagtgaggggcccaaaactgaacacagtatttgacaTGCGGCAAGTTTTATTGTTTACAGAAGTCATGATCTTCCTCTCCGCTCTGCCCCTCCAGATACTTGTTTTTATGTTTCTGCAGCAACACTATGGCTAGTTTACTTGGGAGGGATGTGCCTAAAACCTATGGATCTCTTGCctaagctaaaaaaataaaacaaaacaaaaaccccaacatatCTGTTGTATTTTGTGACAGAGGTGCaaacaggagaagcagaaggcTTGACAATTTTAAGAGCTCTAAACTAAGCACAGAAGTCTAGTAATAGTAACatgcaaacagtaaaaataaaaaagccaaaaaaaaacaaaagaagaggtAGTGAAGCTTCTGCTAAGTACCAAATCTAGCCCAGAAAGAGacatataatttcttttctatttaacGTCTGAAATGAAAACGAGAACATCAGGCGAGTATATTGGGGGAACTGACATCCAAAGGCTAAGCATCAGCTAATCTGTTTTATCTTCAGAGAAgctagaaggagatcaggttggtttttcttcacatttccaACAGCCTCCTACAGATTTGCATTTTGTCAGATTAGCTACTGAGCTTGAAAGTGCCTCTCTTCTTTGTCAATGTGGTCCAGCAAACAATTTGGAAATTTTAGCAGCTGAAATTGCAAAATAACTCTTAAGCATTCTTCTAAGGAGAAGACACGTAAAGTAACGTGGATTAAAAATCAAGATGATCAAATGCTGACATAATCATGGCCagagttttgtgggtttttgcaGTTGAACAGCAGGGATGGTTTTCACACATTTGCTGTGGGAATAACTGGCTGATCACCATCCTCATCTTTCACACTGATATCTGAACTACGGAAGCCAAATTCCATCCACAAATGCTGCTTCTTGAGCTGCGAAGGTGCAGGGTAAAGCACAGCACACTGGAACCTCTGACTTCTAATCTTTGCAAATCTTGTTAAAGCTAATTGTAACCATACTCTTTATTTAATACCAGCTAGGTGAGACCACTTCTCAAAAGCCGTTTCTTTTGTCCTCAACAACAAACAGAAACCTAAAACATTATGTACCTGGtcttaaaagcaaatgaaacccAGCATACCTAACACTGAGAGGTGACTCAACTGAGAGCCCCAGAAGAGCACAGGCATCTCTTGTGAAGATGTCACAGATGTCTGCCCACTGGTTTGCATCTAATAGATGAACGTACGGAGAGTTCTCTATACCTTGCCGCAGATATACCAGGCTGCCCATCAACACCTGAATGTCTGCAAAAGACCAGGAACAGTTAAGTCACTTTATACTACAAATGAAAGCCAGCGTCTACAGTTTCAGCTTTTACATGGAAAACAGGCAGATAAACCATGTCAATAATACACATTCTCACCTCTACAAAATACAACTACAGCCATCACAGAACAGACACCTACAGCTACGAGAGCTCCAGGCCACTACGGATAGACTGGGGAGATCTCTTGCCCCTCTACAAGCACCAGCATGCTGCCTATTAATTTGCTTAAATCAGGTTTACTTTTTTGTAATCTGACACACACAGTACCctaaaaaaacaggtttttctgGATTTAGTTTAAGATGGTTCACTTAATTCAcatcttctccatttttcaaaagtttcatttctctttgtaTTACTCCACACAGCAAAAAATAGCAATGACCATTCCAAGaatgtttctgtgcatttttaacACCTTATCCTGGCAGCAGGCCTATTCTAGATGTAATCTAAGTACTAAAGAGTCAAAAACCTTAAGTTTAAGTTAATGTGCagacatattaaaatataattttgtgtcctctttaaaagaaaaaaggagttaaTTCAAATTGTAAGGATTCAGGTTATACatgttaaatacaaaaataagaaggctctaacaaaatgaaaataatggagtaaaacacatttagaacactatttatattttattacaagATGCCACATCCAAGTGGTTTAAATCCCCTTAATGTGACTGAAAACTTACCTTTCTGATGATTTAGGGCAAACGGCTGGAAGTTTTTCGCGTACTGAAGTGCTTCTCTTTGATTTGCTGTTCCACCCATCAATAAACTAATGAAATATAATCTGTGCAGTTTAAATTCCAACGAACTGTTCTGTGCCATAAGCATTTCTCTGTTGGATACCGCCCACCTAGAAGAAACGAGGAGGTACAATGGGACACGACACAAGAATAATTGTCAGCCTACACCGTATGAAATTATGACAATTATCAACCACCTATTTCAAGGAGAATATGATTGTTCCCTGAACTTCTACGAGTACACAGAGCACAGAAAATGGCAAGTAATGGAGCTACACAGGGCACACAACACACGAATGATGGTACTTCTGAAGCTATTGTACAGTTAATCTCTGCAACATTCTCACTGGCTGGAAGGCAAGACTGAATTAGACACAATATAAGGCAGAAATAGCTAGAATCTGCTGTATTTGGATTAACACCACTCTGAATCTTAACAATTACAGATAGTCTTCAGCTGCATGTTCAAGAAGTTTGACCAAGCCTTTCAAGAACGTATTTTCCAACTTCCTCATTCACCAATGATTTTCTCTAAGCCCCTATGTTTACACGCAC
The sequence above is drawn from the Nyctibius grandis isolate bNycGra1 chromosome 6, bNycGra1.pri, whole genome shotgun sequence genome and encodes:
- the RMND5A gene encoding E3 ubiquitin-protein transferase RMND5A; its protein translation is MDQCVTVERELEKVLQKFSGYGQLCERSLEELIQYAGGLRREILQTENQDGDLSGTISLVMTQCCKRIKDTVQKLASDHKDIHSSVSRVGKAIDKNFDSDISSVGIDGCWQADSQRILNEVMVEHFFRQGMLDVAEELCQESGLSIDQSQKEPFVELNRILEALKVRVLRPALEWAVSNREMLMAQNSSLEFKLHRLYFISLLMGGTANQREALQYAKNFQPFALNHQKDIQVLMGSLVYLRQGIENSPYVHLLDANQWADICDIFTRDACALLGLSVESPLSVSFSAGCVALPALINIKAVIEQRQCTGVWNQKDELPIEVDLGKKCWYHSIFACPILRQQTTDNNPPMKLVCGHIISRDALNKMFNGSKLKCPYCPMEQSPGDAKQIFF